A single genomic interval of Nocardioides nitrophenolicus harbors:
- a CDS encoding dihydrofolate reductase family protein, which yields MMHAVASLDGFIADDNDDVGPLFDWYFNGDHPLTDGAEHGPFAVSEASAGYVRPMWRSIRAIIQGRRLFDQTNGWEATPPAGEHLLVVSHRPKPEGWHPEADVPFFDDVAAAVEEGRRRAGDGVLAICAGDVGGQALAAGLVDVVAIDVVPVVFGSGKRYFGSVQGQHLLEDPDVVVQGERVLHLQYRVRR from the coding sequence ATGATGCATGCGGTGGCGTCCCTCGACGGCTTCATCGCGGACGACAACGACGACGTGGGCCCGCTCTTCGACTGGTACTTCAACGGCGACCACCCGCTCACCGACGGGGCCGAGCACGGGCCGTTCGCCGTCTCGGAGGCGTCGGCGGGCTACGTGCGCCCGATGTGGCGCAGCATCCGGGCGATCATCCAGGGGCGCCGGCTGTTCGACCAGACCAACGGGTGGGAGGCGACGCCGCCGGCGGGGGAGCACCTGCTGGTGGTCTCGCACCGGCCCAAGCCGGAGGGCTGGCACCCCGAGGCCGACGTCCCGTTCTTCGACGACGTCGCGGCCGCGGTCGAGGAGGGGAGGCGGCGGGCCGGCGACGGCGTGCTGGCGATCTGCGCCGGCGACGTGGGCGGACAGGCGCTCGCGGCGGGCCTGGTGGACGTGGTCGCGATCGACGTCGTCCCGGTGGTCTTCGGGTCCGGGAAGCGCTACTTCGGGTCGGTCCAGGGGCAGCACCTGCTCGAGGATCCGGACGTCGTGGTGCAGGGCGAGCGCGTGCTGCACCTCCAGTACCGCGTGCGGCGCTGA
- a CDS encoding bifunctional acetate--CoA ligase family protein/GNAT family N-acetyltransferase — protein sequence MSPDPTPTDEIEAPPAHWEGDVLLRDGRTAHIRPIRAEDDELLVEFYARVSDESKYYRFFSPMPVLSERDVRRFTHVDHRDRVALVLILQERMIAVGRYDMVANREAEVAFLVEDEHQGRGIAQLLLEHLAQAGRERGVERFTAEVLPDNSRMIQTFRDAGYKVVSGYHDGVITLEFPIDPTDTAIGVMRDREHAAEAASIHRFFHPRSVAIIGASRRQDTIGQVLVRNLVNGDFTGRVYVVNPSAPAVSGIPAYKNVNEIPDDVDVAIVAVPADAVTDVVLDCANKGVHGLIVISSGFAETGEEGRKRQRHLAGLCRSYGLRLIGPNCLGVLNTDPVVQVNASLSSVMPARGRAGFFCQSGALGSAILEKVKNRGLGISTFVSAGNRADVSGNDLLQYWEEDDATEVVMMYLESIGNPRKFSRIARRVSARKPIVAVRSGRTTQGVPMGHTVRRIGAPQAAVDAMFRQAGVIQVDTLDDMFDVAQLLAHQPLPRGRRVAIVGNSDALGLLAADAASAVGLVVNRSVALGADATAEDFEDALDDAIDDPDVDSVIAVYIPPLDVSGEEVANVLAAVGEQSDKPLVSSFLGAEGIPELLRVPDVAGSSAGRGSVPSYPAVEAAVRALARVVEYAVWLHAPDGPAADAGEVDARSGRRLVDRVLADPEVVAADREVELDQDQVTALLHAYGIELWPSEAVADVDAAVAAGERLGWDVVLKSTLSSVRERPDQIHVWRNIPDERDMREAWDYLAGLVDPAVGRFVVQRNAPTGVPISVRSFEDPLFGPVVSFGISGPVIDLLGDWSYRIPPLSAHEVSGMVREVKSSPLLFGYRGADPVNVAAIEELITKVAALQGDLPQVSALELSLVLAGVDSAAVLTASVRVAAVKDPRPDSLVRRMPDLVTTIPE from the coding sequence GTGAGCCCCGACCCGACGCCGACGGACGAGATCGAGGCGCCGCCCGCGCACTGGGAGGGCGACGTCCTGCTCCGCGACGGCCGGACCGCCCACATCCGGCCGATCCGGGCCGAGGACGACGAGCTGCTCGTCGAGTTCTACGCCCGGGTCTCCGACGAGTCGAAGTACTACCGCTTCTTCTCGCCGATGCCGGTGCTCTCCGAGCGCGACGTACGCCGGTTCACCCACGTCGACCACCGCGACCGGGTGGCGCTGGTGCTGATCCTGCAGGAGCGGATGATCGCCGTCGGCCGCTACGACATGGTGGCGAACCGCGAGGCCGAGGTCGCCTTCCTCGTGGAGGACGAGCACCAGGGCCGCGGCATCGCCCAGCTGCTCCTCGAGCATCTCGCCCAGGCCGGGCGCGAGCGCGGGGTGGAGCGGTTCACCGCGGAGGTGCTGCCCGACAACTCGCGGATGATCCAGACCTTCCGCGACGCGGGCTACAAGGTGGTCAGCGGCTACCACGACGGCGTGATCACCCTCGAGTTCCCGATCGACCCGACCGACACAGCGATCGGCGTGATGCGCGACCGCGAGCACGCCGCCGAGGCCGCGTCGATCCACCGCTTCTTCCACCCGCGCTCGGTCGCGATCATCGGCGCCAGCCGCCGGCAGGACACCATCGGCCAGGTGCTGGTGCGCAACCTGGTCAACGGTGACTTCACCGGCCGGGTCTACGTCGTCAACCCGAGCGCGCCCGCGGTGTCCGGCATCCCGGCGTACAAGAACGTCAACGAGATCCCCGACGACGTCGACGTCGCGATCGTCGCGGTCCCGGCCGACGCGGTGACCGACGTGGTGCTCGACTGCGCCAACAAGGGCGTGCACGGCCTGATCGTCATCTCCTCGGGCTTCGCCGAGACCGGTGAGGAGGGCCGCAAGCGGCAGCGTCACCTCGCGGGGCTGTGCCGCTCCTACGGGCTGCGGCTGATCGGGCCCAACTGCCTGGGCGTGCTCAACACCGACCCGGTGGTGCAGGTCAACGCCTCGCTGTCGTCGGTGATGCCGGCCCGCGGCCGCGCGGGCTTCTTCTGCCAGTCCGGCGCGCTCGGCTCGGCGATCCTGGAGAAGGTCAAGAACCGCGGTCTCGGCATCTCCACCTTCGTCAGCGCCGGCAACCGCGCCGACGTGTCCGGCAACGACCTCCTGCAGTACTGGGAGGAGGACGACGCCACCGAGGTCGTGATGATGTACCTCGAGTCCATCGGAAACCCGCGCAAGTTCTCCCGGATCGCGCGCCGGGTCTCGGCCCGCAAGCCGATCGTCGCGGTCCGGTCCGGCCGGACCACGCAGGGCGTGCCGATGGGCCACACCGTCCGCCGGATCGGGGCCCCGCAGGCCGCGGTCGACGCGATGTTCCGTCAGGCGGGCGTGATCCAGGTCGACACCCTCGACGACATGTTCGACGTCGCCCAGCTGCTCGCCCACCAGCCGCTCCCGCGGGGGCGCCGGGTCGCGATCGTCGGCAACTCCGACGCGCTCGGGCTGCTCGCCGCCGACGCGGCATCCGCGGTCGGCCTGGTCGTCAACCGCTCGGTCGCCCTCGGCGCCGACGCCACCGCCGAGGACTTCGAGGACGCCCTCGACGACGCCATCGACGACCCCGACGTCGACTCCGTGATCGCCGTCTACATCCCGCCCCTCGACGTGTCCGGCGAGGAGGTCGCCAACGTGCTCGCGGCCGTGGGGGAGCAGTCCGACAAGCCGCTCGTCTCCTCCTTCCTCGGCGCCGAGGGCATCCCCGAGCTGCTGCGGGTCCCCGACGTCGCCGGCTCCTCGGCGGGGCGTGGCTCGGTGCCGTCGTACCCGGCGGTCGAGGCGGCGGTCCGGGCCCTGGCCCGCGTCGTCGAGTACGCCGTGTGGCTGCACGCCCCCGACGGCCCGGCCGCCGACGCCGGCGAGGTCGACGCGCGCAGCGGTCGCCGCCTCGTCGACCGGGTGCTGGCCGACCCCGAGGTGGTCGCCGCCGACCGCGAGGTCGAGCTCGACCAGGACCAGGTCACCGCCCTGCTGCACGCCTACGGCATCGAGCTGTGGCCCTCCGAGGCGGTCGCCGACGTCGACGCGGCCGTGGCCGCCGGAGAGCGGCTCGGCTGGGACGTCGTGCTGAAGTCGACCCTGTCGTCGGTGCGCGAGCGACCCGACCAGATCCACGTGTGGCGCAACATCCCCGACGAGCGCGACATGCGGGAGGCCTGGGACTACCTCGCCGGCCTGGTCGACCCCGCGGTCGGGCGCTTCGTGGTGCAGCGCAACGCCCCGACCGGCGTCCCCATCTCGGTGCGCTCCTTCGAGGACCCGCTGTTCGGGCCGGTCGTCTCGTTCGGCATCTCCGGCCCGGTCATCGACCTGCTGGGGGACTGGTCCTACCGGATCCCGCCGCTGAGCGCCCACGAGGTGTCCGGGATGGTGCGCGAGGTGAAGAGCTCGCCGCTGCTGTTCGGCTACCGCGGCGCCGATCCCGTCAACGTCGCGGCGATCGAGGAGCTGATCACCAAGGTCGCCGCGCTGCAGGGCGACCTGCCGCAGGTCAGCGCGCTCGAGCTGTCGCTGGTGCTCGCCGGCGTCGACTCCGCCGCGGTGCTCACGGCCTCGGTCCGGGTCGCCGCGGTCAAGGACCCCCGGCCCGACTCGCTGGTGCGCCGGATGCCGGACCTGGTCACCACGATCCCGGAGTAG
- a CDS encoding DUF5998 family protein, whose protein sequence is MTDRDRGAELSAAIDRTGYYPEVVSDAVAGAVAGETVVSYYVHHEPTFERDEVRRHQTVIVLTPSRLILAHTDEHAGDDLLPEPYTSTSTEAVSLRSVASVVVTRMTTNPTAGPRPPAEAVLTIGWGAVNRVDLEPAGCNDPQCEADHGYTGTLSSDDFSLRVSAAADGTDAVGGLLSFAASLSALTRG, encoded by the coding sequence ATGACTGACCGGGACCGGGGCGCCGAGCTGAGCGCTGCGATCGACCGTACCGGCTACTACCCGGAGGTCGTCTCCGACGCGGTCGCCGGCGCGGTGGCCGGCGAGACCGTGGTGTCCTACTACGTGCACCACGAGCCGACCTTCGAGCGCGACGAGGTACGCCGCCACCAGACCGTGATCGTGCTGACGCCGTCGCGGCTGATCCTGGCCCACACCGACGAGCACGCCGGCGACGACCTGCTGCCCGAGCCGTACACCTCCACCTCGACCGAGGCGGTCAGTCTCCGGTCGGTGGCCTCCGTCGTGGTCACCCGGATGACGACCAACCCCACCGCCGGCCCGCGCCCGCCCGCCGAGGCGGTGCTCACCATCGGCTGGGGCGCGGTCAACCGGGTCGACCTCGAGCCGGCCGGATGCAACGACCCGCAGTGCGAGGCCGACCACGGCTACACCGGCACCCTGTCGTCCGACGACTTCTCGCTGCGCGTCTCGGCCGCCGCCGACGGCACCGACGCGGTCGGCGGGCTGCTCTCCTTCGCCGCGTCGCTGTCGGCGCTGACGAGGGGCTGA
- a CDS encoding alkaline phosphatase family protein has product MEVAAAFCEPAYGVRSLGDIVPAAAHALGSPLGPAPTGLVLPEASSYVVFLIDGLGARLLERYAHAAPYLSSLLESSAPATASVPSTTSTSLTTLGTGLTPGAHGLVGFTTRIPGTSELLNALLWDGDVDPVQWQPHQTTFSSLQAAGVRVTVVNKREFNGSGLTVAAHRGAEYVGVDRVGERIAAVVAASAASPRQPTLTYVYDGDLDWTGHRWGVASSQWLQQLAMIDHEAEQLREALPADRRLVVIADHGMVDVPASARLDVSADDDLRAGVALVGGEARFRHLYCTGGAVPDVVATWRERLGERAEVLSRSEAIGRGWFGPVDPSVLPRIGDVVVACRGDFAVLSTDGFPYENKLIGMHGSLTPDEMLIPVLVD; this is encoded by the coding sequence GTGGAGGTCGCCGCCGCCTTCTGCGAGCCGGCGTACGGCGTCCGCTCGCTCGGCGACATCGTCCCGGCCGCGGCGCACGCCCTCGGCAGCCCGCTCGGGCCGGCGCCGACCGGGCTGGTGCTGCCCGAGGCGTCGTCGTACGTCGTCTTCCTGATCGACGGGCTCGGCGCCCGGCTGCTCGAGCGCTACGCCCACGCGGCGCCGTACCTCTCCTCGCTGCTGGAGAGCTCCGCGCCGGCGACCGCCAGCGTGCCGTCGACCACGTCGACGTCGCTCACCACGCTCGGCACCGGGCTCACCCCCGGCGCCCACGGCCTGGTCGGCTTCACCACGCGCATCCCCGGCACCAGCGAGCTGCTCAACGCGCTGCTCTGGGACGGCGACGTCGACCCGGTCCAGTGGCAGCCGCACCAGACCACGTTCTCGTCGCTGCAGGCAGCGGGCGTGCGGGTGACGGTGGTCAACAAGCGGGAGTTCAACGGCAGCGGGCTGACCGTGGCGGCCCACCGCGGCGCGGAGTACGTCGGCGTGGACCGGGTCGGCGAGCGGATCGCCGCCGTGGTCGCCGCGTCCGCCGCGTCCCCGCGCCAGCCCACGCTGACCTACGTCTACGACGGCGACCTCGACTGGACCGGCCACCGCTGGGGGGTCGCGTCGAGCCAGTGGCTGCAGCAGCTCGCGATGATCGACCACGAGGCCGAGCAGCTGCGCGAGGCGCTGCCCGCCGACCGCCGCCTGGTGGTGATCGCCGACCACGGCATGGTCGACGTACCCGCCTCGGCCCGGCTCGACGTGTCGGCCGACGACGACCTGCGCGCCGGCGTCGCCCTGGTCGGTGGCGAGGCACGCTTCCGCCACCTCTACTGCACCGGCGGCGCGGTCCCCGACGTGGTCGCGACCTGGCGTGAGCGGCTGGGGGAGCGGGCCGAGGTGCTCAGCCGGTCCGAGGCGATCGGCCGCGGCTGGTTCGGACCGGTCGACCCGTCGGTGCTGCCGCGCATCGGCGACGTGGTGGTGGCCTGCCGCGGTGACTTCGCGGTGCTGTCGACCGACGGCTTTCCCTACGAGAACAAGCTGATCGGCATGCACGGCTCGCTGACCCCCGACGAGATGCTGATCCCGGTCCTCGTCGACTGA
- a CDS encoding thymidine kinase, translating into MAELIFRTGTMDAGKSTLALQTNHNHAARGRRGRLFTSHDRAGTAMVSSRLGLVADAEEVAPDFDFWRYTVDALTQGARIDYLICDEAQFYTAAQIDQLAKVVDELQIDVFCFGILTDFRTRLFPGSARLVELADRTEVLQVEALCWCGKRATHNARTENGVMVTEGEVIVVGDVEDAGHPPAAADDADIEVAYEVLCRQHHRRGMTAARARAVSLSPEPLPFT; encoded by the coding sequence GTGGCCGAGCTGATCTTCCGTACCGGGACGATGGACGCCGGCAAGTCGACCCTCGCTCTGCAGACCAACCACAACCATGCCGCCCGTGGCCGCCGGGGCCGGCTGTTCACCAGCCACGACCGTGCCGGCACCGCCATGGTCTCGTCGCGGCTGGGCCTGGTCGCCGACGCCGAGGAGGTCGCTCCCGACTTCGACTTCTGGCGCTACACGGTCGACGCGCTCACCCAGGGCGCCCGGATCGACTACCTCATCTGCGACGAGGCGCAGTTCTACACCGCCGCGCAGATCGACCAGCTGGCCAAGGTCGTCGACGAGCTGCAGATCGACGTGTTCTGCTTCGGCATCCTCACCGACTTCCGCACCCGCCTGTTCCCCGGCTCCGCGCGCCTCGTCGAGCTCGCCGACCGCACCGAGGTGCTCCAGGTCGAGGCGCTGTGCTGGTGCGGCAAGCGCGCCACCCACAACGCCCGCACCGAGAACGGCGTCATGGTCACCGAGGGCGAGGTCATCGTGGTCGGCGACGTCGAGGACGCCGGCCACCCGCCCGCCGCGGCCGACGACGCCGACATCGAGGTCGCCTACGAGGTGCTGTGCCGCCAGCACCACCGGCGCGGCATGACAGCGGCCCGGGCGCGGGCGGTCAGCCTGTCACCCGAGCCGCTGCCGTTCACCTGA
- a CDS encoding M3 family metallopeptidase produces MTTDALLGTSDLPHQLPRFADIDDDDYAPAIEAAMAEQLAAVAAISDDPAPPTFANTLVPLELSGTTLARVLRVFWNKAGADANPVIDGVRARFAPRLAAHGDAILLDPALWARLQAVYDDRAGLDPEAAYLVERYVTEFRLAGAALGDDDKARLRELNERISSQETAFELALQADSNDLAVVVDDVAELDGLTPGEISAAAAAAVARGLDGRHLLTLVLPTAHPHLASLTDRDLRRRLSEAQRGRGSRGGEHDTRAIALDILRLRAQRARLLGFANHAAAVTADNTAGTPEAVRSLLERLAVPAARNARAEQDAMSELAGFPVEPWDWPFYAERVRGARYDVDLAALRPWLEAERVLRDGVFFAAGRLYGLTFEERPDLPGYHPDVRVFEVSRDGTPIGLYLLDLYTRDTKRGGAWMSSFVTQSGLLGVDTSVVVNNLNVPKPAAGEATLLTWDETRTLFHEFGHALHGLLARATYPKFGGTAVFRDFVEYPSQVNEMWVLWPEVLASYAVHHETGEPIPAEVVERLRAAETFNEGFATSEYLGAALIDLAWHELGPDEVPTSVEEVAAFERRALAAAGLDNPAVPPRYATPYFAHSFSSGYASAYYSYIWSEVLDADTVAWFRDHGGLTRENGETYLRHVIGIGGTRDPLESYAEWRGRPAPIEPLLERRGLG; encoded by the coding sequence GTGACGACGGACGCACTTCTCGGGACCAGCGACCTGCCGCACCAGCTGCCGCGGTTCGCCGACATCGACGACGACGACTACGCCCCGGCGATCGAGGCGGCCATGGCCGAGCAGCTCGCCGCGGTCGCCGCGATCAGCGACGACCCGGCGCCGCCGACCTTCGCCAACACCCTGGTCCCGCTCGAGCTGAGCGGGACGACGCTGGCCCGCGTGCTGCGGGTGTTCTGGAACAAGGCCGGCGCCGACGCCAACCCGGTGATCGACGGCGTGCGCGCGCGCTTCGCGCCCCGGCTCGCCGCCCACGGCGACGCGATCCTGCTCGACCCCGCGCTGTGGGCCCGGCTCCAGGCCGTCTACGACGACCGAGCGGGCCTCGACCCCGAGGCCGCCTACCTCGTCGAGCGCTATGTCACCGAGTTCCGACTCGCCGGCGCCGCCCTGGGCGACGACGACAAGGCCCGGCTCCGCGAGCTCAACGAGCGGATCTCCAGCCAGGAGACGGCCTTCGAGCTGGCCCTGCAGGCCGACAGCAACGACCTGGCCGTCGTCGTCGACGACGTCGCCGAGCTCGACGGACTCACCCCGGGCGAGATCTCGGCCGCCGCCGCGGCTGCCGTGGCGCGCGGCCTCGACGGGCGCCACCTGCTCACCCTGGTGCTGCCCACCGCGCACCCGCACCTCGCCTCGCTCACCGACCGCGACCTGCGCCGCAGGCTCTCCGAGGCCCAGCGCGGCCGCGGCAGCCGCGGCGGCGAGCACGACACCCGCGCCATCGCCCTCGACATCCTGCGGCTGCGCGCCCAGCGTGCCCGGCTGCTCGGCTTCGCCAACCACGCGGCGGCGGTCACGGCCGACAACACGGCCGGCACGCCCGAGGCGGTGCGCTCCCTCCTGGAGCGGCTCGCCGTACCCGCGGCCCGCAACGCGCGGGCCGAGCAGGACGCGATGTCCGAGCTCGCCGGCTTCCCGGTCGAGCCCTGGGACTGGCCGTTCTACGCCGAGCGGGTCCGCGGCGCCCGGTACGACGTCGACCTGGCCGCGCTGCGCCCGTGGCTCGAGGCCGAGCGGGTGCTGCGCGACGGCGTCTTCTTCGCGGCCGGCCGCCTCTACGGGCTGACCTTCGAGGAGCGGCCCGACCTGCCGGGCTACCACCCCGACGTGCGGGTCTTCGAGGTCAGCCGCGACGGGACCCCGATCGGCCTCTACCTGCTCGACCTCTACACCCGCGACACCAAGCGCGGCGGCGCCTGGATGAGCAGCTTCGTGACCCAGTCGGGCCTGCTCGGCGTCGACACCTCCGTCGTCGTCAACAACCTCAACGTGCCCAAGCCGGCCGCTGGGGAGGCGACGCTGCTGACCTGGGACGAGACCCGCACCCTGTTCCACGAGTTCGGCCACGCCCTGCACGGGCTGCTCGCCCGCGCGACGTACCCCAAGTTCGGCGGGACCGCGGTCTTCCGCGACTTCGTCGAGTACCCCTCGCAGGTCAACGAGATGTGGGTGCTGTGGCCCGAGGTCCTCGCCAGCTACGCCGTCCACCACGAGACGGGCGAGCCGATCCCGGCCGAGGTGGTCGAGCGGCTGCGCGCGGCCGAGACCTTCAACGAGGGCTTCGCGACGAGCGAGTACCTCGGCGCGGCGCTGATCGACCTGGCCTGGCACGAGCTCGGCCCCGACGAGGTGCCCACCTCGGTCGAGGAGGTCGCCGCCTTCGAGCGGCGCGCGCTCGCCGCGGCCGGGCTCGACAACCCGGCGGTGCCACCGCGCTATGCCACGCCGTACTTCGCCCACAGCTTCAGCTCCGGCTACGCCTCGGCCTACTACTCCTACATCTGGAGCGAGGTCCTCGACGCCGACACGGTGGCCTGGTTCCGCGACCACGGCGGGCTGACCCGGGAGAACGGCGAGACCTACCTGCGCCACGTGATCGGCATCGGCGGCACCCGCGACCCGCTGGAGTCGTACGCCGAGTGGCGGGGCCGGCCCGCGCCGATCGAGCCGTTGCTGGAACGGCGCGGGCTCGGCTGA
- the panB gene encoding 3-methyl-2-oxobutanoate hydroxymethyltransferase — protein sequence MSSTTPEETAPYGGSAPIRRIRTHHLRELKQRGERFSMLTSYDQLTAQIFDEAGIEVLLVGDSASNNVLGNSTSIPVTVDELLPLTRAVSRSVSRALVVGDLPFGSYQASPEQGYLTAARFMKEGGAHCVKLEGGVEMTPQIERMTRGGIPVMAHIGFTPQSEHALGGYRVQGRGDAAERILRDAFAVQEAGAFAVVMEMVPGDVAAEVTAKLEIPTIGIGAGSRCDGQVLVWQDAFGLRTGKLPRFVKQYADLRSVLLDAAKDYDAEVKSGAFPGPEHTF from the coding sequence ATGAGCAGCACCACCCCCGAAGAGACCGCCCCGTACGGCGGGTCCGCACCGATCAGGCGGATCCGCACCCATCACCTTCGAGAGCTCAAGCAGCGCGGCGAGCGCTTCTCGATGCTCACCAGCTACGACCAGCTGACCGCGCAGATCTTCGACGAGGCCGGCATCGAGGTCCTCCTCGTCGGCGACAGCGCGTCCAACAACGTCCTCGGCAACAGCACCTCGATCCCGGTCACGGTCGACGAGCTGCTCCCCCTGACCCGCGCGGTCAGCCGCTCCGTGTCGCGCGCCCTGGTGGTGGGCGACCTGCCGTTCGGCTCCTACCAGGCCTCGCCGGAGCAGGGCTACCTCACCGCTGCCCGGTTCATGAAGGAGGGCGGCGCCCACTGCGTGAAGCTCGAGGGCGGCGTCGAGATGACCCCGCAGATCGAGCGGATGACCCGCGGCGGCATCCCGGTCATGGCCCACATCGGGTTCACCCCGCAGTCCGAGCACGCCCTCGGCGGCTACCGGGTCCAGGGCCGTGGCGACGCCGCCGAGCGGATCCTGCGCGACGCCTTCGCCGTCCAGGAGGCCGGCGCCTTCGCGGTCGTGATGGAGATGGTCCCTGGCGACGTCGCCGCCGAGGTCACCGCCAAGCTCGAGATCCCGACCATCGGCATCGGCGCCGGCAGCCGCTGCGACGGCCAGGTCCTGGTCTGGCAGGACGCCTTCGGTCTGCGCACCGGCAAGCTGCCCCGCTTCGTCAAGCAGTACGCCGACCTGCGCTCGGTGCTCCTCGACGCGGCCAAGGACTACGACGCCGAGGTGAAGTCGGGCGCCTTCCCGGGGCCCGAGCACACCTTCTGA
- a CDS encoding VOC family protein — MSLATSHIQPCLWFDDRLEEAARFYTAIFPNSSISHLGPVAGEFTLDGLTFRGVNGGPELAFSEAVSFSIVCRDQSEVDYYWDSLADGGQESVCGWLKDRFGLSWQVVPTRLHDLLADPDPDRAEAVSRALLGMRRIVVAELEAAADAAAPRAAG, encoded by the coding sequence ATGAGCCTCGCGACCAGCCACATCCAGCCCTGCCTGTGGTTCGACGACCGGCTGGAGGAGGCGGCGCGCTTCTACACCGCGATCTTCCCGAACTCCTCGATCAGCCATCTCGGACCGGTGGCCGGCGAGTTCACCCTCGACGGGCTCACCTTCCGCGGCGTCAACGGCGGCCCCGAGCTCGCGTTCTCGGAGGCGGTGTCCTTCTCGATCGTGTGCCGGGACCAGTCCGAGGTGGACTACTACTGGGACTCCCTCGCCGACGGCGGCCAGGAGTCGGTGTGCGGGTGGCTCAAGGACCGGTTCGGGCTGTCCTGGCAGGTGGTGCCGACCCGGCTCCACGACCTGCTCGCCGATCCCGACCCCGATCGGGCCGAGGCCGTCAGTCGGGCCCTGCTCGGCATGCGCCGGATCGTGGTCGCCGAGCTCGAGGCGGCGGCGGACGCGGCCGCTCCGAGGGCCGCGGGGTGA